The following are encoded together in the Scomber japonicus isolate fScoJap1 chromosome 20, fScoJap1.pri, whole genome shotgun sequence genome:
- the LOC128381250 gene encoding ankyrin repeat domain-containing protein 61-like, producing MLEEDKNSEEGSGNVTVSYDNEFHTGVMEEDLRCIEEMSKKYGSNALIKVKDCSPGKVFLKGLVILPLHLAASYRRVQSMQSLLSAGADPEIRDQLGRTTLHLVISTWPNILTSGLKPGSKFQTAVIDVRRQAEACLQLLCEHGVNISAEVEGESQQTALHLSVSYSAVSAIQILASYGADVNAVDSRGMTPLHMAAGILHKDIIASLIRQGADINMGVKHSGNTPLHLAVVAVAVKTHKTMEDYISCISELLEGGAEPDTVNNAGMTPLHEACSMGNTELVDLLMRYGANVNKLSRSGENCLFLFLHHRCNIRNSSLLVKLLNLTSPLTVYNQDGHLPSALTLPCFFKQRDQLLNLTQQPRRLQDICKSDIYLKHIRGKREELRKILPERLYDYTFNHWENIHNISFVTDDEMDSFNNVLNIRSS from the exons ATGCTGGAGGAGGACAAAAATAGTGAGGAGGGGAGCGGTAACGTTACCGTGTCATACGACAATGAATTCCACACTGGTGTTATGGAAGAAGACCTGAGATGTATTgaagaaatgtcaaaaaagtaCGGCAGCAACGCTCTCATCAAAGTAAAGGATTGTTCACCTGGAAAAGTTTTCTTGAAG GGGCTTGTCATCCTTCCACTTCATTTGGCAGCTTCATACAGAAGAGTACAGAGTATGCAGAGCCTGCTGTCAGCGGGGGCAGACCCCGAAATAAG GGACCAGCTCGGTCGAACCACGCTGCACCTGGTGATATCCACGTGGCCCAACATCCTGACTTCTGGGCTAAAACCGGGTTCTAAGTTCCAGACTGCTGTGATTGATGTACGCAGGCAAGCAGAGGCCTGTTTACAGCTCCTCTGTGAGCACGGGGTTAACATCAGTGCAGAG GTGGAGGGAGAGAGCCAGCAGACAGCTCTGCACCTATCAGTGAGCTActccgctgtgtctgccatccAGATTCTGGCCAGCTACGGTGCTGATGTAAACGCTGTGGACAGCAGGGGGATGACGCCGCTGCACATGGCGGCTGGGATCCTTCATAAGGACATTATAGCCAGCTTGATCAGGCAGGGAGCAGATATCAACATG GGAGTGAAGCACTCTGGGAATACTCCTCTGCACCTGGCGGTCGTGGCAGTTGCTGTGAAGACCCATAAAACTATGGAAGACTATATTAGCTGCATCTCTGAGCTGCTGGAGGGGGGGGCCGAGCCGGACACGGTGAACAACGCTGGAATGACTCCTCTACATGAAGCGTGCAGCATGGGAAACACAGAACTTGTGGACTTGCTGATGAGATACGGAGCAAACGTGAATAAGCTGAGCAGATCAGGAGAGaactgtctgttcctgttcctgcaCCACAGGTGTAACATAAGGAACAGCTCTCTGCTGGTCAAACTCCTCAACCTGACTTCACCACTCACAGTCTACAACCAGGACGGCCACCTGCCCTCAGCCTTGACACTACCATGTTTCTTCAAGCAGAGAGACCAGCTACTAAACCTCACCCAACAGCCAAGGAGGCTTCAGGACATTTGTAAGAGTGATATTTATCTAAAACATATccgaggaaagagagaagagttGAGGAAGATATTGCCCGAGAGGCTCTATGACTATACATTTAATCACTGGGAGAATATACACAACATCTCCTTTGTGACAGATGATGAAATGGATTCTTTTAATAATGTATTGAATATTAGGTCTAGTTGA
- the LOC128381260 gene encoding cytohesin-3-like translates to MDEDNHVPEDLSLEERDELSNIRRRKRELLDDIERLKFEIAEVMTEIEQLTCVGESKTSQRNKQIAMGRKKFNMDPKKGIQFLLENDLLQHTPEDIAQFLYKGEGLNKTVIGDYLGERDDFNIKVLQAFVELHEFADLNLVQALRQFLWSFRLPGEAQKIDRMMEAFASRYCQCNPGVFQSTDTCYVLSFAIIMLNTSLHNPNVRDKPPVERFISMNRGINEGGDLPEELLRNLYDSIKNEPFKIPEDDGNDLTHTFFNPDREGWLLKLGGGRVKTWKRRWFILTDNCLYYFEYTTDKEPRGIIPLENLSIREVDEPRKPNCFELYNPNHKGQVIKACKTEADGRVVEGNHVVYRISAPTPEEKEEWIKSIKASISRDPFYDMLATRKRRIANKK, encoded by the exons TTCCTGAGGACCTGTCCCTGGAGGAGAGGGATGAGCTGTCAAACATCCGACGCAGGAAGAGGGAGCTGCTCGACGATattgag aggtTGAAGTTCGAGATCGCAGAGGTCATGACGGAGATCGAGCAGCTGACGTGTGTTGGGGAGAG TAAAACATCccagagaaacaaacagatcGCCATGGGCAGGAAGAAATTCAACATGGACCCAAAAAAG GGAATCCAGTTCCTGTTGGAGAACGACCTCCTTCAACATACTCCCGAAGACATCGCCCAGTTCCTCTACAAAGGCGAGGGCCTCAACAAGACCGTTATCGGAGACTACTTGGGCGAGCG GGATGACTTCAACATCAAGGTGCTGCAGGCTTTTGTGGAGCTGCATGAATTTGCAGACCTCAACCTCGTCCAAGCACTACG gCAGTTCCTGTGGAGTTTCCGTCTGCCAGGTGAAGCTCAGAAGATCGACCGTATGATGGAAGCATTTGCCTCACGGTATTGCCAGTGCAACCCCGGGGTCTTCCAGTCAACAG ATACCTGCTACGTCCTGTCATTTGCTATCATCATGCTGAACACTAGCCTACATAACCCCAACGTCAGAGACAAGCCCCCTGTGGAGCGCTTTATCTCCATGAACAGAGGCATCAATGAAGGAGGAGACCTGCCAGAGGAGCTTCTCAGA AACCTTTATGACAGCATCAAAAACGAGCCCTTTAAAATCCCAGAGGATGATGGGAATGATCTGACGCACACATTCTTCAACCCTGACAGAGAAGGCTGGCTTTTAAAGCTAG GAG gcGGCAGGGTGAAGACGTGGAAGAGGAGGTGGTTCATACTGACAGACAACTGCTTGTATTACTTTGAATACACAACA gaTAAAGAGCCTCGTGGGATTATTCCCCTGGAGAACCTCAGCATCAGAGAAGTGGACGAGCCCAGGAAACCT AACTGTTTTGAGCTCTACAACCCCAACCACAAAGGTCAGGTCATCAAGGCCTGTAAGACAGAGGCGGACGGGCGGGTCGTTGAGGGCAACCATGTAGTGTACAGGATATCGGCCCCCACAccggaggagaaggaagagtggaTCAAATCCATCAA AGCGAGCATCAGCAGGGATCCTTTCTACGACATGCTGGCCACCAGGAAGCGGAGGATAGCCAATAAGAAATGA
- the usp42 gene encoding ubiquitin carboxyl-terminal hydrolase 42, with product MTIVDRSSEKSDHESVGCKRSPFTSGDVGMDGSCSSSWAMGPTLPSDSPRLKAPGGCLGPTPGAAVYNTTPSSVDRPKEQVISGGDGIDMPQKVLFPPERLNLKWTQVHRIGAGLQNMGNTCFLNSALQCLTYTPPFANYMLTREHSKTCHEPGFCMMCTMQNHIIQVFANSGNVIKPIGVLNELKRIAKHFRYGSQEDAHEFLRYTVDAMQKSCLPGTKLDRQTQATTFIHQVFGGYLRSRVKCLNCKAVSDTFDPFLDITLEIKTAPSVSKALEQFVKPEQLDGENAYKCTKCKKMVTASKRFTIHRSSNVLTLSLKRFANFSGGKITKDVKYPEYLDLRAFMSQSQGEPQVYGLYAVLVHSGFSCHAGHYFCYIKASNGQWYQMNDSSVSVSDIRSVLNQQAYVLFYIKSSDVKKTGDYSHTSHNPAIPGQSSPRPVVIPRINTTVHHNIGFIGPQLPPHMTKSALHVNGNGSLRDYPTSSKPSTSNSVVGKPNHGLGSSSSISHSISRPTVIPDHDKRQKLSFFIGQGKQNRPSSSSSYSQPSSASSSSSSCSSSSSSSSSSSLSSSSQSTSDVRFVPRQLNHVNGSASCSNGNHHPGGNGALLVPYSQESSEDSDQENCGTLDNGCLAKSHLNGNNRAGDVFDKGPQATNGESGAHHNGNGLNGPTNGVSKSNQNGHHNGHHKVNGHNTPDKISGNNHGSLTSAATAAVNGLDSNHTQASKEIHTCATAQANSAQSIQPAASESQHLSTPDTRAKTVSDPAPQHTAPSAVSSPPTATTTDTLPVASREPASSSAHHGNPAALSNPSDGSTRICAAAPQKDNISGDEAKDPPQTNSPSAGTEGRTDAKEQHQSNPSSRGSERQSSRERERDRLYSSDWSKERDRHYRDRSQERDNDGDRYRYRREYRDYNHHRSYRDRLPTHDRSYKDWEPERRWERTVHHPRERDRDRCSNHYHHHHQQRYRDDRNRERRGYGYPYREESHSRSRWQQDSRDSRTTKDKSNGRERDYHSAKEETSSPSTMPETSTKSKGSPPGAPLSTSGSASNREDQNHKRTSVPLSKDRDDSSEARHAKKHKKSKKKKKSKDKDRHRESGSSDVDSDRATEAKKKKKKKKRQHSPSTAQSHKARSSEERESRKRRYYDTKNSKHDDACSPEKRRRTDYTDSNGDHLISSQHTSPTENGSNHRHLNGYTGNGYSRTNGNSHGFSTGLSSTMKH from the exons ATGACCATAGTTGACAGATCTTCAGAAAAGTCTGACCACGAGTCAGTCGGGTGTAAGCGATCCCCCTTCACCAGTGGAGACGTGGGGATGGATGGCAGCTGTTCCAGCAGCTGGGCGATGGGCCCCACCCTGCCCAGTGACTCCCCGCGTCTAAAGGCTCCAGGAGGCTGCCTGGGCCCGACGCCTGGAGCTGCCGTCTACAACACTACACCCTCCTCTGTGGACCGGCCCAAAGAGCAAG TGATAAGCGGCGGTGACGGCATTGACATGCCCCAGAAGGTCCTCTTCCCTCCCGAGCGGCTCAACCTTAAGTGGACCCAGGTTCATCGCATCGGTGCGGGCCTGCAGAACATGGGGAACACCTGCTTCCTTAACTCAGCCCTGCAGTGTCTCACCTACACGCCTCCATTTGCCAACTACATGTTGACAAGGGAGCACTCTAAAACAT GTCACGAGCCGGGGTTCTGTATGATGTGCACCATGCAAAACCACATCATTCAGGTTTTCGCCAACTCTGGGAATGTCATTAAGCCCATCGGTGTGCTCAATGAGCTCAAAA GGATTGCAAAGCACTTCCGCTATGGAAGCCAGGAGGATGCCCATGAGTTCCTGCGGTACACAGTGGATGCTATGCAAAAGTCCTGCTTACCTGGAACCAA ATTGGACAGGCAAACGCAGGCAACCACTTTCATCCATCAAGTATTTGGCGGGTACCTAAGATCCAGAG ttaaatgtttaaactgcAAAGCAGTCTCTGATACATTTGACCCTTTTCTGGATATTACTCTGGAAATTAAG ACGGCTCCCAGTGTCTCCAAGGCTCTGGAGCAGTTTGTCAAGCCCGAACAGCTGGACGGAGAAAACGCCTACAAATGCACCAA GTGCAAAAAAATGGTGACGGCCTCAAAGAGATTTACCATCCACCGCAGCTCCAATGTGCTCACCCTCTCACTCAAACGCTTTGCAAACTTCAGCGGAGGCAAAATCACAAAG GATGTGAAATACCCTGAGTACCTGGATCTGCGGGCCTTCATGTCTCAGTCCCAAGGAGAGCCCCAGGTTTACGGGCTGTATGCTGTGCTGGTCCACTCTGGATTCAGCTGTCATGCTGGACACTATTTCTGCTATATTAAG GCAAGCAACGGTCAGTGGTATCAGATGAACGACTCGTCTGTATCAGTCAGTGACATCAGGTCTGTTCTCAACCAGCAGGCCTATGTCCTTTTCTACATTAA ATCCAGCGATGTGAAAAAGACAGGGGACTACAGCCACACGAGCCATAACCCAGCCATCCCTGGTCAGTCGTCTCCACGGCCGGTGGTGATACCACGCATCAACACCACAGTACACCACAACATTGGCTTCATTGGGCCCCAGCTGCCCCCACACATGACCAAG AGTGCTCTCCACGTTAACGGGAATGGATCTCTGAGGGACTATCCCACCAGTTCCAAGCCCAGCACTAGCAACAGTGTTGTGGGTAAACCAAACCACGGTCTgggctcctcctcttccatctccCACTCAATCAGCCGGCCCACAGTGATCCCAGACCACGACAAACGCCAGAAGCTCTCATTCTTCATCGGACAAGGCAAACAGAACCGCccgtcctcctcgtcctcttacAGCCAGCCGTCCTCTGCCAGtagctcctcctccagctgctcctcatcctcatcctcctcatcctctagctctttatcctcctcctcacagtcTACCTCAGACGTTCGCTTTGTTCCGCGTCAGCTTAACCACGTTAACGGCAGCGCGTCTTGCAGTAACGGGAATCACCACCCTGGAGGGAATGGAGCTCTTTTGGTGCCGTACAGCCAAGAGTCTTCGGAGGACTCGGACCAGGAGAACTGTGGCACTCTGGATAACGGCTGTTTAGCCAAGTCTCACCTCAACGGAAACAACCGAGCAGGAGACGTGTTTGATAAAGGCCCTCAAGCCACCAACGGGGAGTCAGGAGCGCACCATAATGGAAACGGATTAAACGGACCAACCAATGGCGTCTCTAAATCCAACCAGAACGGGCATCATAATGGACATCACAAAGTCAATGGACACAATACGCCTGATAAA ATCTCTGGTAATAATCATGGCAGTTTGACCTCTGCggctactgctgctgttaacGGACTAGACAGCAACCATACTCAAGCAAG caaAGAGATTCATACTTGTGCCACAGCCCAGGCCAACTCTGCTCAGAGCATCCAGCCTGCTGCCAGTGAAAGCCAGCACCTCTCCACTCCTGACACAAGGGCTAAAACTGTGTCCGATCCCGCGCCTCAGCATACAGCACCCTCTGCTGTCAGCTCTCCGCCTACAGCCACCACTACCGACACCCTTCCCGTCGCATCTAGAGAACCCGCTTCCTCTTCGGCGCATCACGGCAACCCCGCGGCCTTATCCAACCCGTCGGACGGCTCCACCAGGATCTGTGCAGCAGCTCCACAGAAGGATAACATCAGTGGGGATGAAGCAAAGGATCCACCACAGACCAATAGTCCATCAGCGGGGACTGAAGGACGTACAGATGCTAAAGAGCAGCATCAGTCCAATCCCAGTTCTAGAGGCAGTGAAAGACAATCTTCtcgagaaagggagagagacagactgtaCTCCTCTGACTGGAGCAAAGAGCGGGACAGACACTACAGGGACAGGAGTCAGGAGCGAGACAATGACGGCGATCGTTACCGGTACAGACGAGAGTACCGAGACTACAACCATCATCGTTCATACAGGGATCGTTTGCCCACTCACGACCGCTCCTACAAGGACTGGGAGCCCGAGCGTCGCTGGGAGAGGACCGTTCACCACCCGAGGGAGCGCGATCGAGACAGGTGCTCTAACcattaccaccaccaccaccaacaacgATACAGAGACGACCGGAACCGTGAGCGGAGGGGGTACGGCTACCCCTACCGCGAGGAGTCTCACAGTCGCTCTAGGTGGCAGCAGGACAGTCGAGACTCTCGGACGACGAAGGACAAGAGCAACGGCAGGGAGAGGGACTATCACTCTGCAAAAGAAGAGACTTCCTCGCCCTCCACTATGCCAGAAACATCCACCAAGTCCAAGGGTTCACCCCCGGGGGCACCTCTCTCCACATCTGGATCCGCTTCAAACAGAGAGGATCAAAATCACAAGAGGACTTCTGTTCCTCTGAGCAAAGACCGAGACGACAGCTCGGAGGCCCGACACgctaaaaaacataaaaagagcaagaaaaagaagaagtcgAAGGATAAGGACAGACACCGTGAGAGCGG aagCTCTGATGTGGATTCAGACAGAGCCACCGaagcaaaaaagaagaagaagaaaaagaagaggcagCACAGCCCGAGCACAGCCCAGAGCCACAAGGCCAGAAGCAGCGAGGAAAGGGAGAGCCGCAAGCGACGATACTACGACACAAAGAACTCTAAACACGACGACGCTTGTTCCCCAGAAAAACGCCGACGCACAGACTACACCGACAGCAACGGCGATCACCTCATCTCCTCCCAGCACACCTCACCCACGGAGAACGGTTCAAATCACCGCCACCTCAACGGCTACACAG GAAACGGTTATAGCCGAACCAATGGCAACTCCCACGGGTTCTCCACTGGCCTGAGCAGTACCATGAAACACTGA